Proteins found in one Aspergillus puulaauensis MK2 DNA, chromosome 8, nearly complete sequence genomic segment:
- a CDS encoding uncharacterized protein (COG:S;~EggNog:ENOG410PHB6;~InterPro:IPR018834,IPR011990;~go_function: GO:0005515 - protein binding [Evidence IEA]), with the protein MSDGNPNGDREALPLRRRGSGNRRNLAIRQMAPGFIYSQGANREGSSSPRRSRMVISSDEESAPSNLAQQSATFSYTKARAGSSDFPDDRASDAPSNKVAEIAHPIHPQELRQPRRENQGPRPGTARSRPVSQHAADNRTGKTSTSDSESRPWDSINSTEGLGSNDERSSWTQSQLPPSSPSSHDKQRPVITTANLDEIRALSEAYGESAEGLSYGLEAAQRLSKDESHEGGDYVADGEDNKYKYIHNIYGGVLIAESACIQQSKAWSQSENEMGPQQLHKITFVHRLLLLEVIDFLKASQAPEEPPHIKRLAVEYRIPVRLWRYGIGSLFEVLRHRLPGSLEHMLMFIHLAYSTMTLLLQIAPAFEDNWIECLGDISRYRLSLEESNSPERAVWVGIARYWYNKAADKNPGVGRIQHHLAVLAWPDIVQQLFYYTKSLVCVRTFAGSKESIFLLFNPLWKPPRPVRRLTDLLVTTFVAAHRHLYTKELSEPFTDTCDDFLSYLDHSIGEMGSNFKLQGVYIASCNFAAVLEYAAPEALLLGEFSTNGAHSISLDNIYLASRKFWTPVSDLKKVEDDFLALRDSKIISPGVFYASCLTFQTLSIMLDQVGNKNIYPSFHTTLAFIWCLARTPGSMKRIEALVPWKEMAAFLNTLTRNFTDFTLIEGAEFPSKNEDRWLPEDFLIRGQIWSQNLYPDGFFVDAPTSEDGRNIEPPSRDLLRMHRCLWFGVRLAMFNRWMTYDTSSRKFTATEFTSKLDEIAQKHSPFYGKGLQKRPDTGTNTHDT; encoded by the exons ATGAGCGACGGGAATCCGAACGGAGATAGGGAAGCGCTTCCGCTGCGGCGGCGCGGCAGCGGAAACCGCCGTAATCTTGCGATCAGACAGATGGCACCTGGTTTCATCTACTCCCAAGGTGCAAACCGGGAGGGGAGCAGCTCGCCTCG ACGGTCGCGCATGGTGATTTCGTCAGACGAGGAGTCGGCACCCTCGAATCTCGCACAACAGTCCGCCACATTCTCTTACACCAAGGCGCGAGCTGGTTCGAGCGATTTTCCTGATGACCGTGCCTCCGATGCGCCGAGTAACAAGGTTGCTGAAATCGCGCATCCAATCCACCCCCAGGAGCTTCGCCAGCCGCGACGGGAGAATCAGGGACCCCGTCCAGGAACTGCGCGCAGTCGGCCCGTTAGCCAACACGCAGCGGACAACCGGACAGGGAAAACAAGCACTAGTGATAGCGAGTCGCGGCCGTGGGATTCCATAAACTCGACAGAAGGCCTAGGAAGCAACGACGAACGCTCATCTTGGACGCAATCCCAGCTACCACCCTCGAGCCCCAGTTCGCACGACAAACAACGTCCAGTCATCACAACCGCGAACCTAGATGAGATACGCGCCCTATCGGAGGCATACGGCGAGTCGGCAGAGGGCTTGAGCTATGGTCTGGAAGCCGCCCAGCGTCTGAGCAAGGATGAGTCGCATGAAGGAGGAGACTATGTGGCTGATGGAG AagataataagtataaatacaTTCACAACATCTATGGCGGAGTACTCATAGCGGAATCTGCTTGCATACAACAATCCAAGGCATGGTCTCAATCGGAGAACGAAATGGGACCTCAGCAGCTTCACAAAATAACCTTCGTACATCGACTCCTACTCCTTGAGGTTATCGACTTTCTCAAAGCTTCGCAAGCTCCGGAAGAACCCCCCCACATTAAGCGTCTTGCTGTGGAATATCGTATCCCAGTTCGGCTTTGGCGCTATGGGATCGGTTCATTGTTTGAAGTGTTACGCCATCGGCTTCCCGGCTCCTTAGAACACATGCTCATGTTCATCCATTTGGCCTACTCAACGATGACTCTTTTGCTACAGATCGCCCCCGCGTTTGAAGACAATTGGATCGAGTGTCTCGGCGACATATCAAGGTACCGCCTATCCCTCGAAGAATCCAACTCTCCCGAACGTGCAGTCTGGGTCGGGATCGCCAGGTACTGGTATAACAAAGCCGCCGATAAGAACCCCGGCGTCGGTAGAATCCAGCATCATCTTGCGGTACTGGCTTGGCCGGATATTGTGCAGCAACTATTCTACTATACAAAGTCGCTTGTCTGTGTGCGCACATTCGCCGGCTCTAAGGAAAGTATCTTTTTGTTGTTTAATCCACTTTGGAAACCCCCGAGACCTGTTCGTCGACTTACAGACCTGCTGGTGACCACATTCGTGGCCGCACATCGCCATCTCTACACCAAGGAACTGAGTGAGCCTTTCACGGACACTTGCGATGATTTCCTATCATATTTGGATCATTCTATAGGTGAAATGGGTTCCAATTTCAAACTACAGGGAGTTTACATTGCGTCTTGCAATTTCGCCGCTGTGCTTGAATATGCCGCTCCCGAGGCGCTTTTGTTAGGTGAATTTTCCACCAACGGTGCGCACTCAATATCCCTGGACAATATCTATCTTGCCTCCCGGAAATTCTGGACGCCTGTTAGCGATCTTAAGAAAGTCGAAGATGACTTCCTTGCACTCCGCGATTCCAAAATCATTTCGCCGGGTGTTTTTTATGCTTCCTGTCTAACATTCCAGACATTGTCGATTATGCTGGATCAGGTTGGCAATAAGAACATTTACCCTTCCTTCCACACCACCCTCGCCTTTATCTGGTGTTTAGCCCGGACTCCCGGTAGCATGAAACGCATTGAAGCTTTAGTGCCATGGAAAGAGATGGCCGCATTTCTCAACACCCTAACACGCAACTTTACCGATTTTACTCTTATTGAAGGAGCAGAATTTCCAAGTAAAAACGAAGACAGATGGCTTCCCGAGGACTTCCTAATCCGCGGCCAAATCTGGAGCCAGAATCTATATCCGGATGGCTTTTTTGTCGATGCCCCAACTTCCGAGGATGGTCGAAATATCGAACCACCGTCTCGGGATCTTTTGCGGATGCACAGGTGCTTATGGTTTGGAGTCAGGCTTGCTATG TTCAACCGCTGGATGACATACGATACAAGTTCCCGGAAGTTTACCGCAACAGAATTTACCTCGAAACTGGATGAAATAGCTCAAAAGCATAGTCCATTCTACGGAAAGGGTCTACAAAAGCGACCCGACACAGGCACGAACACTCATGACACTTGA
- the ATG3 gene encoding ATG3/ATG10 family protein (BUSCO:EOG09263WZ2;~COG:U;~EggNog:ENOG410PIIC;~InterPro:IPR007135;~PFAM:PF03987) produces the protein MNILQSTISTWRDRLAPVSRTSTFRTSGQITPEEFVLAGDYLVYKFPSWSWADASSPSKRVSYLPAGKQFLVTRGVPCHRRLNDNFAGDANFDDEIVRDYLSGGAGDTEGGDDDGWLRTGGGGERHESTIRDVRTVDESGKEEAAEEEEEIPDMEDDDDEEAIIREPVGKSSTTQPTRTYNLYITYANFYRTPRLYLSGYLSASEPLPPQLMMEDIVGDYKDKTVTLEDFPWFDGNMKMASVHPCRHASVMKTLLDRADAALKLRLEKLKQAAESSSPQEKAKLAQPERGLEGLVDDIKGLSLADAQKQGDKTAQVGGDEWEVLQHDEEDQIAIRVDQYLVVFLKFIASVTPGIEHDFTMGV, from the exons ATGAATATTCTCCAGTCAACCATATCGACCTGGCGAGACCGCCTCGCCCCGGTCTCACGAACCTCCACCTTTCGTACATCCGGGCAGATCACACCCGAAGAGTTCGTCCTCGCCGGCGACTACCTCGTCTACAAGTTCCCGTCTTGGTCATGGGCAGAcgcctcatcaccatcaaagcGAGTCTCGTACCTCCCCGCTGGAAAGCAGTTCTTGGTGACGCGCGGGGTACCTTGTCACCGACGGTTGAACGATAACTTTGCGGGTGATGCGAATTTCGACGATGAGATCGTCCGGGATTATCTATCTGGTGGAGCAGGGGATACAGAAggcggtgatgatgatggctggCTGCGGACAGGTGGTGGCGGAGAGCGCCATGAGAGTACGATCCGAGATGTGAGGACGGTGGATGAATcggggaaggaagaggcggcggaggaggaggaggagatcccggatatggaagatgatgatgacgaggaggctaTCATCCGTGAGCCTGTAGGAAAGTCGAGTACGACGCA GCCGACTCGGACATACAACCTCTACATCACGTACGCCAACTTCTACCGGACTCCTCGTCTCTATCTCTCAGGATACCTTTCCGCCTCTGAACCGCTTCCCCCACAACTCATGATGGAGGACATAGTCGGCGACTACAAGGACAAAACCGTGACTCTTGAGGACTTCCCTTGGTTCGACGGAAATATGAAGATGGCAAGCGTGCACCCCTGCCGCCACGCCTCAGTTATGAAGACACTATTAGACCGTGCCGATGCAGCTTTGAAACTTCGGCTTGAAAAGCTCAAGCAAGCGGCCGAGTCCTCTTCACCAcaggagaaggccaagcTCGCTCAGCCAGAGCGCGGGCTGGAAGGTCTTGTTGACGACATCAAGGGACTTTCGCTGGCCGACGCCCAGAAGCAGGGCGACAAGACCGCACAGGTGGGTGGAGACGAATGGGAAGTTTTGCAgcatgatgaggaggacCAAATTGCGATTCGCGTTGATCAATACCTGGTCGTATTCTTGAAGTTCATTGCGAGTGTGACACCGGGTATCGAGCATGATTTCACCATGGGAGTCTAG
- a CDS encoding uncharacterized protein (COG:S;~EggNog:ENOG410Q1IV;~InterPro:IPR038883): MTTKQSPFLRLPPELRLQIYECVLDIPTPYTSLTDHKKPLIVINDTGNKFTNRSIYRSLHFSPKWVGIGDDDLSLLSVNRQIHAEVENFLYTSHTLFFLNGFDLDHLGDFLDTLSPTARRCTRSIGFEVYLFVHNSNSSGSSIPKRSFRQYERAAKVMREKLPNLRGVVFYMDPWFSACCDDAVFGPWCDERSVLARGVGFLVRAFGGVKVKGGLGVEMDLDFLPATMGLLELEKGAHAYDTGPKSLVKVR, from the coding sequence ATGACAACAAAGCAATCGCCCTTCCTCCGCTTGCCACCAGAACTCCGCCTCCAGATCTACGAGTGCGTCCTGGACATCCCAACTCCCTATACAAGCCTAACCGATCACAAGAAACCCCTGATAGTGATCAACGACACCGGGAACAAATTCACCAACCGCTCAATCTACCGCTCTCTACACTTTTCCCCAAAATGGGTCGGAattggcgacgatgacctctccctcctctccgtcaACCGCCAAATCCATGCTGAGGTCGAAAACTTCCTCTACACCTCTCACACCCTATTCTTCCTCAACGGATTCGACCTCGACCATCTAGGCGACTTCCTCGACACACTCAGTCCCACCGCTCGTCGGTGCACGCGGTCGATAGGGTTCGAGGTGTACCTATTCGTTCATAATAGCAACTCATCCGGGAGTAGTATCCCGAAACGGAGTTTCCGGCAGTACGAGCGAGCCGCGAAGGTGATGAGGGAGAAGCTGCCGAATCTCAGGGGCGTGGTGTTTTATATGGATCCCTGGTTTTCGGCCTGTTGTGACGACGCTGTGTTTGGGCCTTGGTGTGATGAGCGCAGTGTTTTGGCGAGGGGGGTGGGGTTTCTAGTCCGGGCTTTTGGGGGGGTCAAGGTGAAGGGAGGGTtgggggtggagatggacttggacttcttACCGGCGACTATGGGATTACTTGAGCTTGAGAAGGGTGCTCATGCATATGATACTGGTCCAAAGAGCTTGGTTAAGGTCAGGTGA
- a CDS encoding uncharacterized protein (COG:S;~EggNog:ENOG410PTZQ) gives MKSATPTKIPNGHGSLYKEVRFSPTSTPIKRSHSVPNNNHSTLNPDPTHFFETAKEGSASLAIGYLEQSRSLLDRQRINFDRERILFADERQLWEKERALLKLRITELESLLGSRGVATTSATGILPFAGLPSISPSQVWEGSSPLSRPTRVFPDEEKPNGHLHLPLPEQGGNSALPAPSLDAALSPKSHATESSASVPVPIEKLDSKLDGITLKSSALHPDVVARVMTPPSPSSREPSPTSLSQEKSSSERRNSVKIRLSDLAHLGPPETNLVRDAGHTPMVVIDRDVDTAQGSPGEAEEPLGEEEQPLAPSITRVRQPTERSDSYFAGLTDLPDDPALKGPLSLVNEKGHDHDFLQEVDMKLLGQATQILGHKSEENEDETNKPSGQGEEVPEIKFKNSTNFGTAFGRSI, from the coding sequence ATGAAGTCAGCGACCCCCACCAAGATTCCTAATGGCCATGGCAGCCTCTACAAGGAGGTGCGCTTCTCGCCAACGAGTACCCCGATCAAGCGGTCGCATTCGGTgccaaacaacaaccactCCACATTGAATCCCGATCCCACGCACTTCTTCGAGACGGCCAAGGAAGGAAGTGCCTCCTTGGCCATCGGTTATCTAGAACAATCGCGGTCACTACTCGATCGCCAACGGATAAACTTCGATCGTGAGCGGATTCTCTTCGCTGACGAAAGACAACTGTGGGAGAAGGAGCGGGCGTTGCTGAAATTAAGGATAACTGAGCTTGAGTCATTGCTGGGGAGTAGGGGTGTCGCGACCACATCTGCGACCGGTATACTCCCCTTCGCTGGCCTTCCTTCAATCTCTCCTTCGCAGGTGTGGGAGGGATCGAGCCCCCTCAGCCGGCCCACAAGGGTCTtccccgacgaggagaagccaAATGGCCATCTGCACCTACCTTTACCAGAGCAAGGGGGAAACTCTGCACTGCCCGCACCGTCCCTAGATGCAGCGCTCTCGCCCAAGTCTCATGCAACCGAATCGTCGGCGAGTGTTCCGGTGCCGATAGAGAAGCTTGACAGCAAGCTAGACGGCATCACACTCAAATCATCCGCCCTACACCCGGATGTCGTCGCTCGCGTTATGACACCAccttcgccatcatcccGAGAACCATCGCCTACATCCCTCTCGCAAGAGAAATCGTCCTCAGAACGCCGAAACAGCGTAAAAATAAGGCTGTCTGACCTGGCCCACTTGGGTCCCCCGGAAACGAACCTCGTGAGGGATGCAGGACACACCCCAATGGTTGTCATCGATCGAGACGTGGATACTGCGCAGGGATCACCAGGCGAAGCAGAGGAACCCttgggggaagaagaacaacccCTTGCTCCCTCCATTACCCGGGTTCGACAGCCCACAGAGCGCTCTGATTCATATTTCGCAGGCTTGACAGACCTTCCAGATGACCCGGCCCTGAAGGGGCCACTGTCCCTGGTCAACGAGAAGGGGCATGACCATGACTTCTTGCAGGAGGTGGACATGAAACTCCTCGGACAGGCAACGCAAATCCTAGGCCACAAGagtgaggagaatgaggatgAAACGAATAAGCCCTCTGgtcagggcgaggaggtacCTGAAATTAAGTTCAAGAACTCGACCAATTTTGGCACTGCATTTGGAAGGTCTATCTAA
- the ALG5 gene encoding dolichyl-phosphate beta-glucosyltransferase (BUSCO:EOG09264B2P;~CAZy:GT2_Glycos_transf;~COG:M;~EggNog:ENOG410PH9P;~InterPro:IPR001173,IPR029044,IPR035518;~PFAM:PF00535;~TransMembrane:1 (o24-44i)), translated as MAVTAWTDTCVHCAELLASVPLSVIFAAVGATAVGLFVCLYVFLSLVAPIPRSPLLEETTYRTISKDGSVTEPEPLPSWQDSSSKKNNRGTDNAELFVSLVVPAYNEKDRLGGMLEEAVNYLERMYGTLGNSQPDEKPVRQRKHAANGHANGSANGNAATGIPPGKGWEIIIVSDGSTDSTEEMAFSFARDHQLSLHPKGHAGPWTPEPEEGVHIPPGTIRVVTLCKNRGKGGAVTHGMRHVRGQYVIFADADGATNFADLGKLVTACQDVEDSTGRGVAVGSRAHMVGSDAVVKRSKLRNFLMHSFHLILWLLTPSKTATIKDTQCGFKLFSRASLPFIIPYMHSEGWIFDVEMLMLAEFARIPVAEVPVDWREVGGSKLNVLRDSIGMAWGLAVLRAAWSLGVYRRT; from the exons ATGGCGGTAACAGCTTGGACCGATACCTGCGTCCATTGCGCTGAGCTCCTTGCCAGCGTCCCTCTCTCtgtcatcttcgccgccgtcggcgcTACTGCGGTTGGATTGTTTGTTTGT CTCTATGTTTTCCTATCCCTAGTTGCCCCGATACCACGCAGTCCCCTCCTGGAAGAAACGACCTACCGCACTATCTCGAAAGACGGATCGGTCACGGAGCCTGAGCCGCTACCCTCCTGGCAAGACTCGAGCTCGAAAAAGAATAACCGGGGAACCGACAATGCCGAGTTGTTTGTGTCCCTGGTCGTCCCGGCTTATAATGAGAAAGACCGCCTCGGTGGCATGCTAGAAGAGGCCGTAAACTACCTGGAGCGCATGTACGGGACACTGGGCAACAGCCAACCCGACGAGAAGCCCGTTCGGCAACGGAAGCACGCCGCCAACGGACACGCAAATGGCAGTGCAAACGGCAACGCGGCGACCGGGATACCTCCCGGAAAGGGCTGGGAGATTATCATCGTCTCGGATGGATCGACGGACAGCACAGAAGAAATGGCGTTCTCTTTTGCCCGAGACCATCAACTCTCGCTGCACCCCAAGGGCCATGCCGGTCCCTGGACACCCGAGCCCGAAGAGGGCGTGCACATTCCCCCCGGGACAATCCGTGTAGTGACTCTGTGCAAGAACCGTGGAAAGGGCGGAGCCGTCACTCACGGAATGCGACACGTCCGTGGCCAGTATGTGATTTTCGCTGATGCAGATGGCGCAACCAACTTTGCGGACTTGGGTAAACTTGTTACTGCCTGtcaggatgtcgaggattcCACTGGCCGCGGTGTAGCCGTTGGATCTCGCGCGCACATGGTTGGAAGTGACGCTGTTGTCAAG CGTTCCAAACTCCGCAACTTCCTAATGCACTCATTCCACCTAATTCTGTGGCTCCTGACACCCTCAAAAACCGCCACGATCAAGGATACCCAGTGCGGGTTCAAGCTCTTCTCGCGCGCCTCTCTCCCCTTCATCATTCCCTACATGCATTCCGAGGGCTGGATCTTCGATGTCGAGATGCTGATGCTTGCGGAGTTTGCGCGCATCCCTGTTGCCGAGGTCCCAGTTGACTGGCGCGAGGTCGGCGGGAGCAAGCTGAATGTTCTGAGGGATAGTATCGGTATGGCGTGGGGGCTGGCAGTTCTGAGGGCTGCGTGGTCGTTGGGGGTTTATAGACGGACGTGA
- a CDS encoding putative cell wall protein (COG:U;~EggNog:ENOG410Q22S;~SECRETED:SignalP(1-24)), protein MPRITIKTLPAVLALLLSSPTVLSAPVNTIDRRQSNWDASGATHAGSNIDAGIPGGPSYNNNDFFSNEYSKSHGHSNPGNPSNSQSGHTEAGSNTNVGIPGGPYVNLGNYFDNTYSKTETYTPPPPPPAPPVTSNPPPPSTPEAPPQQEEVPTPSLPLPPPPTSTPPTVNEYTPVPVPSPPAETPSEIPVPPEFAPEEPEEVGACIVPELEYVPETEPEIVHEPEDLEKPEISPVQGCSCA, encoded by the coding sequence ATGCCCAGAATAACCATCAAAACCCTGCCAGCCGTCCtggccctcctcctctcctccccaaccGTTCTCTCCGCACCAGTCAACACCATCGACCGGAGACAATCCAACTGGGACGCAAGTGGCGCCACACACGCAGGCTCAAACATAGACGCCGGAATCCCCGGCGGGCCATCCTACAACAACAATGACTTCTTCTCAAACGAATACTCCAAGTCCCACGGCCACTCTAATCCCGGAAACCCATCAAACTCCCAGTCCGGACACACAGAAGCCGGCTCGAACACCAATGTCGGCATCCCTGGTGGTCCCTACGTGAACCTGGGCAACTACTTCGATAACACCTACTCGAAGACGGAGACATAtacccctcctccacctcctcctgctcctcctgtCACAtcaaaccctcctcctccatctaCACCTGAGGCCCCCCCGCAGCAAGAAGAGGTCCCAACACCCTCTCTCCCGCTGCCCCCGCCACCAACTTCGACCCCTCCCACTGTGAACGAGTACACCCCTGTTCCAGTCCCCAGCCCACCTGCCGAGACTCCAAGCGAGATCCCCGTTCCCCCGGAGTTTGCCCCCGAAGAGCCCGAGGAAGTCGGAGCCTGCATCGTCCCGGAGCTTGAATACGTACCCGAGACCGAGCCAGAGATCGTCCATGAACCCGAGGACCTAGAGAAGCCCGAGATATCCCCTGTGCAAGGGTGTTCATGTGCTTAG